The genomic region CCTTTGGCTTTTTTAGAAAGCCGCTTTTGTAAGCGTTTAAGGCGTTTCTCCGACTTTCTTAAGTAACGAGGATTGTTGACTTGATTGCACAAAGCATCTGTATAAAAATGCTCCAATCCCAAATCAATTCCTGTTACTTTACCCGTGAAGTTATGTTTGACTTTTCTTTCTACGTCAATACATAGTTGAGCATAATAACCATCCGAACGTCTGACTATTCTTACTCGTTTGATTTGGTCAATTGAGTAGAAATCTAGGTCGTAACCTCCCCGCAGCTTAAATGTCCCTGCTTTAAATCCATCCGTCAGAGTGATAGTTTTCCTGTCCTCTGACAATTTCCATCCACTTTTTTTATATTCAACTGAGCGGACATTCTTTTTAAAGCGAGGATACCCTTTCTTGCCCGGAATTTGCTTTTTGCAGTTATCATAAAACCGCTTAATGCTTGCCCACGCTCTTTCTGCACTAGCTTGTCTAGCACTGGAATTGAGCTTTGAACACCAAGCAAATTGTTTGGCTAAATCTTTGGTCAGAGCAGATAGGTCGTATTGTCCAACACCAATGTTATCCATCCAATATCGAATGCAATAATTACGAATAAACTGAGCAGTTCTTATTGCCTCATCCAAGGCTCTGAACTGCTCAGTTTTTCCATATAATTTTGCTTCGAGGGTTAGCATGGCGCAATCGACTTATTTATGACATTCATCTTACCACAAAAATCGTTGCTCCGCTTTATTTTGTTGGTTGCGTTTTCATC from Leptolyngbyaceae cyanobacterium harbors:
- a CDS encoding transposase, which gives rise to MLTLEAKLYGKTEQFRALDEAIRTAQFIRNYCIRYWMDNIGVGQYDLSALTKDLAKQFAWCSKLNSSARQASAERAWASIKRFYDNCKKQIPGKKGYPRFKKNVRSVEYKKSGWKLSEDRKTITLTDGFKAGTFKLRGGYDLDFYSIDQIKRVRIVRRSDGYYAQLCIDVERKVKHNFTGKVTGIDLGLEHFYTDALCNQVNNPRYLRKSEKRLKRLQKRLSKKAKGGKNREKARQKLAQQHLRISRQRKDWLIKLASALVQSHDLIVYEDLQVKNLVKNHCLAKSINDASWGIFTNWVDYYAKIHGIVCVAVAPQYTSINCSNCGEEVRKTLSTRTHKCLCSLVLNRDHNAALNILAKGLEMLGIVLPNTVGRTEINAWGETNLCLIGVTQLDKLIR